Proteins from a genomic interval of Rhodococcus rhodochrous:
- a CDS encoding WecB/TagA/CpsF family glycosyltransferase, with amino-acid sequence MTADPTTGTRTSATLFGMPLDAVTMDEAVARCRDALERREPMTVGVVNAAKTVRLRKDAALRESLLECDILLADGQAVVWAGNLLGYPLPERVAGIDLFTSLLATADTEHRSVYLLGAEQSVLDALVDVLTTKYPGLRMAGAHHGYFDESEEESIARAIRESRADMLFLGMPSPRKENFLRRWEDVLDVPIRHGVGGSFDVLAGITKRAPERWQRAGMEWAYRLLQEPRRMWRRYLTTNTAFLILLARERFRTTPPYPRPEKLPTPRKHHG; translated from the coding sequence ATGACCGCCGACCCCACCACCGGCACCCGCACGTCGGCGACCCTGTTCGGGATGCCGCTCGACGCCGTCACGATGGACGAGGCCGTGGCACGGTGCCGCGACGCCCTCGAGCGTCGAGAACCGATGACCGTCGGAGTCGTCAACGCCGCGAAGACCGTTCGCCTCCGCAAGGACGCGGCCCTGCGCGAATCCCTGCTCGAGTGCGACATACTCCTCGCCGACGGTCAGGCGGTCGTGTGGGCGGGCAATCTCCTCGGGTATCCGCTGCCCGAACGCGTCGCCGGAATCGACCTGTTCACCTCGCTGCTCGCGACGGCCGACACCGAACACCGCTCCGTCTATCTGCTCGGCGCGGAGCAGTCGGTGCTCGACGCCCTCGTCGACGTCCTCACCACGAAGTATCCCGGCCTCCGCATGGCCGGTGCCCACCACGGCTACTTCGACGAATCCGAGGAGGAGTCGATCGCCCGGGCCATCCGCGAGTCCCGCGCGGACATGCTGTTCCTCGGCATGCCCTCTCCTCGCAAGGAGAACTTCCTGCGGCGCTGGGAGGACGTGCTGGACGTCCCGATACGTCACGGTGTGGGTGGCTCGTTCGACGTCCTCGCCGGGATCACCAAGCGCGCACCCGAGCGGTGGCAGCGCGCCGGCATGGAGTGGGCCTACCGCCTCCTGCAGGAACCGCGCCGGATGTGGCGGCGCTATCTCACGACCAACACCGCGTTCCTGATCCTGCTCGCCCGCGAGCGTTTCCGCACCACCCCGCCCTATCCGCGTCCCGAGAAACTCCCGACCCCGAGGAAGCATCATGGCTGA
- a CDS encoding glycosyltransferase family A protein: MEPTFSFLTTAYRTEDYVAETIESVFAQKRDDWEHVIVDNGMSDDMARVVGRYLNDPRIILVRQENRGYAGGIAAAAKAARGRYLCVLDSDDHLMPGFCTRVGAVLDARPEIDAVAVDAHLFTDAEGLLPTGYMRSIGAGGNRRGRGRLSLLDVLGGEVPYYTAAIRREAWSAVNAYASGIEDVDESVIVWLRLADRFEVQMLPDRLARYRLRGDSDSRDEATVSTFERQLIRSFQAGAALATTPEEHEALDETVRRLRYDQALRRARSAFLRNDLPAARIAARDAFTHRRSLRAAVALASVTVAPGPVRMLYPAKQRLTSAAGRVAVRLNAPV, from the coding sequence ATGGAACCGACCTTCAGCTTCCTCACCACCGCCTACCGCACCGAGGACTACGTCGCCGAGACGATCGAATCCGTCTTCGCGCAGAAACGGGACGACTGGGAACATGTGATCGTCGACAACGGCATGTCGGACGACATGGCCCGCGTGGTCGGGCGGTATCTGAACGACCCGCGGATCATTCTGGTGCGCCAGGAGAATCGCGGCTACGCGGGCGGGATCGCTGCGGCGGCGAAGGCGGCGCGCGGACGGTACCTGTGCGTCCTCGACAGCGACGACCACCTGATGCCGGGCTTCTGCACGCGGGTCGGTGCCGTGCTCGACGCCCGGCCGGAGATCGACGCCGTGGCGGTGGACGCCCACCTGTTCACCGATGCCGAGGGACTGCTGCCCACCGGGTACATGCGGTCGATCGGGGCCGGCGGGAACCGGCGGGGGCGCGGACGCCTCTCACTGCTCGACGTCCTCGGCGGCGAGGTCCCCTACTACACGGCGGCGATCCGCCGTGAGGCGTGGTCCGCGGTGAACGCCTACGCGTCGGGCATCGAGGACGTCGACGAATCGGTGATCGTCTGGCTCCGCCTCGCCGACCGTTTCGAGGTGCAGATGCTGCCCGACCGGCTCGCCCGGTACCGCCTGCGCGGCGACTCCGATTCGCGGGACGAGGCCACCGTCTCGACCTTCGAACGGCAGCTGATCCGGTCGTTCCAGGCGGGCGCGGCGTTGGCGACGACCCCCGAGGAGCACGAGGCCCTGGACGAGACGGTGCGCAGGCTCCGCTACGACCAGGCACTGCGTCGGGCCCGGTCCGCCTTCCTCCGCAACGATCTGCCCGCCGCCCGGATCGCGGCCCGTGACGCCTTCACCCACCGGCGTTCCCTGCGTGCCGCTGTCGCGCTCGCGTCCGTCACGGTGGCTCCCGGCCCGGTCCGGATGTTGTACCCGGCGAAACAACGACTGACGAGCGCGGCCGGGCGGGTGGCCGTCCGTCTGAACGCGCCGGTCTGA
- the wecC gene encoding UDP-N-acetyl-D-mannosamine dehydrogenase, with protein MADTFSGTVAVVGLGYIGLPTAVVLATRDIDVIGVDIDPRIVSAVSRGEVPFAEPDLAVSLAGAVAMGTLSATDTVPLADAYIIAVPTPFNADHTADLSYVRRATEQIAPQLRGGEIVVLESTSPPGTTESVSRWLSELRPDLHLPHADEGLPDIHVAHCPERVLPGRIMIEMITNDRVVGGITPLCAERAASIYRVFCQGEICLTDAASAEMAKLVENAYRDINIAFANELSYVSDELELDVWEVIRLANRHPRVNILSPGPGVGGHCIAVDPWFIVGASPGSAKLIRTAREINDSKPNYVAQQVIETCSRFKNPTVACLGLTFKANVDDIRESPALHVVELIAKALPDIELLLADPFVHEVPDTLLGYESVRTARCRDAIAAADIVVELVDHDQFRSLSRSLLAGKVVYDTRGVWR; from the coding sequence ATGGCTGACACATTCAGCGGCACCGTCGCCGTCGTAGGACTCGGCTACATCGGCCTGCCGACGGCCGTCGTCCTCGCGACCCGCGACATCGACGTCATCGGCGTGGACATCGATCCCCGTATCGTGTCGGCCGTCTCGCGGGGCGAGGTGCCGTTCGCCGAACCCGATCTCGCGGTGAGCCTCGCCGGCGCCGTGGCCATGGGGACGTTGAGCGCGACCGACACGGTTCCCCTCGCCGACGCGTACATCATCGCCGTGCCGACACCGTTCAACGCCGATCACACCGCCGACCTGTCGTACGTGCGGCGGGCGACCGAGCAGATCGCCCCCCAGTTGCGCGGCGGGGAGATCGTGGTGCTCGAATCCACCTCACCGCCCGGTACCACCGAGAGCGTCAGCCGGTGGTTGTCCGAACTGCGACCCGATCTCCATCTCCCCCACGCCGACGAGGGTCTGCCGGACATCCACGTCGCCCACTGCCCCGAACGGGTGCTCCCGGGCCGCATCATGATCGAGATGATCACGAACGACCGCGTGGTCGGTGGGATCACGCCGCTGTGCGCCGAGCGCGCCGCCTCGATCTACCGCGTCTTCTGCCAGGGTGAGATCTGCCTGACCGACGCCGCGAGCGCCGAGATGGCGAAACTGGTCGAGAACGCCTACCGCGACATCAACATCGCCTTCGCCAACGAGTTGTCGTACGTCTCGGACGAACTCGAACTGGACGTCTGGGAGGTCATCCGGCTGGCGAATCGCCATCCCCGGGTGAACATCCTCTCTCCCGGCCCCGGTGTCGGCGGGCACTGCATCGCGGTCGATCCGTGGTTCATCGTCGGCGCGTCGCCGGGTTCGGCGAAGTTGATCCGTACCGCACGCGAGATCAACGATTCCAAGCCGAACTACGTGGCCCAGCAGGTCATCGAAACCTGTTCGCGTTTCAAGAATCCGACGGTCGCGTGTCTGGGGTTGACGTTCAAGGCCAACGTCGACGACATCCGGGAGAGTCCGGCCCTGCACGTCGTCGAGCTCATCGCCAAGGCGCTGCCCGACATCGAACTCCTGCTCGCCGATCCGTTCGTGCACGAGGTTCCCGACACCCTCCTCGGATACGAGAGCGTGCGCACCGCGCGGTGCCGGGACGCCATCGCCGCGGCGGACATCGTCGTCGAGCTCGTGGACCACGATCAGTTCCGGTCGCTGTCGCGCAGCCTCCTGGCGGGCAAGGTCGTGTACGACACCCGCGGGGTGTGGCGCTGA
- a CDS encoding PIG-L deacetylase family protein: MPRNVREVALFGAHCDDIAMGVGGTLLTLSAACPNLRVRAFVLSGGDTPREIEENHALRALCPGADVMVRVLDIPDGRAPGYWEGIKIALQSFRYHTEPDVVFAPQRADAHQDHRLLAEMVPTVFRDHLVLGYEILKWEADTPSTSVYHPLTRDVAAEKARVLLKHYPSQTDHDWFDEESFLGLSRLRGVQCRYPHAEAFVLEKAVVRFGGQGA; this comes from the coding sequence ATGCCGCGCAACGTCCGCGAGGTCGCGCTGTTCGGCGCCCACTGCGACGACATCGCCATGGGGGTCGGCGGAACACTGCTGACCCTGTCGGCGGCGTGCCCGAACCTGCGCGTGCGTGCCTTCGTCCTCTCCGGCGGCGACACCCCGCGAGAGATCGAGGAGAACCACGCGCTCCGGGCCCTGTGTCCCGGAGCGGACGTGATGGTCCGCGTGCTGGACATCCCGGACGGGCGTGCCCCGGGGTACTGGGAGGGGATCAAGATCGCACTCCAGTCCTTCCGCTACCACACCGAACCCGACGTGGTGTTCGCTCCGCAGCGCGCCGACGCGCATCAGGACCATCGGTTGCTCGCCGAGATGGTGCCGACGGTCTTCCGCGACCATCTGGTCCTCGGCTACGAGATCCTCAAGTGGGAGGCGGACACGCCGTCCACCTCCGTGTACCACCCGCTCACGAGGGATGTCGCGGCGGAGAAGGCGCGTGTGCTGCTCAAGCACTATCCGTCGCAGACCGATCACGACTGGTTCGACGAGGAGTCGTTCCTGGGCCTGTCCCGTCTCCGCGGGGTGCAGTGCCGGTACCCGCACGCCGAGGCGTTCGTCCTGGAGAAGGCGGTCGTCCGGTTCGGCGGGCAGGGCGCCTGA
- a CDS encoding dTDP-4-dehydrorhamnose 3,5-epimerase family protein: protein MRIDTTDLAGVLVLRPEPFHDERGLFTRTFDATEFDAYLRSRPDSPAVRASDFVQDSQSRSVRGVVRGMHGRSGDGEAKLVRCAHGAIHDVLVDIRPGSPTFGRSQAFLLDDVEFAHLFVPPGFLHGFQALADVTDVCYRIDRPHDPREDLAVAHDDADLGIVWPLPVTTISARDAAAGSWKDLLAGLPSSENPADVLW from the coding sequence ATGCGTATCGACACCACCGACCTGGCCGGTGTTCTCGTTCTCCGCCCCGAACCGTTCCATGACGAGCGAGGCCTGTTCACCCGCACGTTCGACGCGACCGAATTCGACGCCTACCTCCGGAGCCGTCCCGATTCGCCGGCCGTCCGGGCATCCGACTTCGTGCAGGACTCACAGTCCCGCTCTGTCCGGGGCGTCGTGCGCGGCATGCACGGCCGCTCCGGGGACGGGGAGGCGAAACTGGTGCGCTGTGCACATGGAGCGATCCACGACGTGCTGGTCGACATCCGTCCCGGATCGCCCACTTTCGGCCGCTCACAGGCATTCCTGCTCGACGACGTCGAGTTCGCCCACCTGTTCGTACCGCCGGGATTCCTGCACGGTTTCCAGGCGCTGGCCGACGTCACCGACGTCTGTTACCGCATCGACCGGCCGCACGATCCGCGTGAGGATCTCGCGGTGGCACACGACGACGCGGATCTCGGCATCGTCTGGCCACTGCCGGTGACGACGATCAGCGCACGTGATGCCGCTGCCGGCAGCTGGAAGGACCTGTTGGCCGGGCTCCCCTCCTCGGAGAACCCGGCCGACGTGTTGTGGTGA